A window of the Hordeum vulgare subsp. vulgare chromosome 5H, MorexV3_pseudomolecules_assembly, whole genome shotgun sequence genome harbors these coding sequences:
- the LOC123395090 gene encoding aspartokinase 1, chloroplastic-like, which yields MAAALRLAAVARDSPAAASRLGRERASLCAAARPGGQCCARSGLVLRCQGGAAAAAATLKKGEAADGVAAAAGFTVVMKFGGSSLASATRMREVADLILSFPEETPVVVLSAMGKTTNNLLLAGEKAVSCGAPKASEIDELAVIKELHLRTIDELGLDSSIVSGFLDELEQLLKGVAMMKELTLRTRDYLVSFGECMSTRIFSAYLNKLGKKARQYDAFDLGFITTDDFTNADILEATYPAVAKRLHGDWIDDPAIPIVTGFLGKGWKSCAVTTLGRGGSDLTATTIGKALGLREIQVWKDVDGVLTCDPNIYANAVPVPYLTFDEAAELAYFGAQVLHPQSMRPAREGGIPVRVKNSYNRHAPGTVITKTRDMRKSILTSIVLKSNITMLDIVSTRMLGQYGFLAKVFSIFEDLGISVDSVATSEVSISLTLDPSKLWSRELIQQELDHVVEELEKIAVVHLLQHRSIISLIGNVQRSSLILEKAFNVLRRNGVNVQMISQGASKVNISLVVNDSEAKQCVQALHSAFFENGFLSEVEEADLAPNGAPVLVSSNGAINGN from the exons ATGGCGGCCGCGCTGCGCCTCGCGGCGGTCGCGCGGGACTCTCCGGCGGCCGCCTCCAGGCTCGGGAGGGAGAGGGCCTCGTTGTGCGCGGCTGCCAGGCCGGGAGGGCAATGCTGCGCGCGGAGCGGGCTGGTGCTCCGCTGCCAGGGCGGggcggccgcggcggcggccACGCTCAAGAAGGGCGAGGCGGCGGATGGGGTTGCGGCCGCGGCGGGGTTCACCGTCGTGATGAAGTTCGGCGGGTCGTCGCTGGCGTCGGCCACGCGGATGCGGGAGGTGGCTGACCTCATCCTCAGCTTCCCCGAGGAGACGCCCGTCGTCGTCCTCTCCGCCATGGGCAAGACCACCAACAACCTCCTCCTG GCCGGAGAGAAGGCGGTGAGCTGCGGCGCCCCCAAGGCGTCGGAAATCGACGAGCTGGCCGTCATCAAGGAGCTCCATCTTAG GACCATTGATGAGCTTGGACTAGATAGCTCCATTGTTTCAG GTTTTTTGGACGAATTGGAGCAACTGCTCAAGGGTGTTGCTATGATGAAAGAGCTGACTCTTAGGACACGAGATTACCTTGTTTCGTTTGGTGAATGCATGTCTACAAGAATATTTTCTGCATATTTAAATAAACTTGGGAAGAAGGCACGACAG TATGATGCTTTTGATCTTGGCTTTATAACCACTGACGATTTCACAAATGCCGATATTCTCGAAGCAACTTATCCTGCTGTTGCAAAGAGGCTACATGGAGATTGGATTGATGACCCTGCTATTCCTATAGTGACTGGTTTCCTTGGGAAG GGATGGAAATCATGTGCGGTCACAACGTTAGGAAGGGGCGGCAGTGACTTGACTGCTACAACCATTGGCAAAGCCTTGGGGTTAAGAGAAATCCAG GTTTGGAAGGATGTAGACGGTGTATTAACGTGTGATCCAAATATTTATGCAAACGCGGTACCAGTACCCTACTTGACTTTTGATGAGGCAGCTGAACTTGCTTATTTTGGCGCACAG GTTTTGCATCCCCAATCAATGCGACCAGCTAGGGAAGGTGGTATCCCAGTTCgagtgaagaactcatataaccGTCATGCACCTGGTACTGTGATCACTAAAACAAGAGATATGCGCAAG AGCATATTAACCAGCATTGTATTGAAATCAAATATTACCATGCTGGATATAGTGAGCACAAGGATGCTCGGACAATATGGCTTTCTAGCAAAG gtcttCTCAATATTTGAAGATTTGGGTATCTCTGTTGATTCTGTGGCTACTAGTGAAGTCAGCATATCATTAACATTGGATCCATCAAAACTTTGGAGTCGTGAATTGATCCAGCAG GAGCTTGATCATGTAGTTGAAGAGCTTGAAAAGATTGCAGTTGTTCATCTCCTACAGCACAGATCAATCATCTCCCTGATAGGGAATGTACAGAGATCGTCTTTGATTCTTGAGAAG GCTTTCAATGTTCTACGCAGAAATGGTGTTAACGTTCAGATGATTTCGCAAGGGGCATCCAAG GTGAACATCTCCTTGGTGGTCAATGACAGCGAGGCAAAGCAGTGCGTCCAAGCCCTCCACTCGGCATTCTTTGAGAACGGTTTCTTGTCGGAAGTTGAGGAAGCGGACCTTGCACCGAACGGGGCCCCAGTCCTAGTAAGCTCGAATGGTGCCATCAATGGAAACTAG